In the genome of Streptomyces collinus, one region contains:
- a CDS encoding flavin reductase family protein, whose translation MGQAGMAEAAVRYLRSVRATAPEPVDALPRPELRCVGANERAPLDPGEFRRVLGNFATGVAVVTAPAATAGEPPAGFACQSLSSLSLDPPLVAFMVGRTSTTWPRIARAGVFCVNVLGVGQGELCRAFAVSGADKFAGVAYDAAPVSGSPRLTGAVAWIDCAIHAVHTGGDHLIVVGRVNALGTEDADGPEGPLLFHRGRFARLAPP comes from the coding sequence ATGGGACAAGCAGGGATGGCGGAAGCCGCCGTCCGCTACCTCAGGTCGGTCCGCGCCACCGCCCCGGAGCCCGTCGACGCGCTGCCGCGGCCCGAACTGCGGTGCGTCGGCGCCAACGAGCGCGCCCCCCTCGACCCCGGGGAGTTCCGCCGGGTCCTGGGGAACTTCGCGACGGGCGTCGCCGTCGTCACGGCACCCGCCGCCACGGCCGGCGAACCTCCCGCCGGCTTCGCCTGCCAGTCCCTCAGCTCCCTCTCCCTCGACCCTCCCCTGGTCGCCTTCATGGTCGGCCGGACCTCGACGACCTGGCCGCGGATCGCCCGGGCCGGGGTGTTCTGCGTGAACGTCCTGGGCGTCGGCCAGGGCGAGTTGTGCCGTGCCTTCGCGGTGAGCGGCGCGGACAAGTTCGCGGGCGTGGCGTACGACGCGGCGCCGGTGTCGGGCTCGCCGCGTCTGACGGGCGCGGTGGCGTGGATCGACTGCGCGATCCACGCCGTGCACACCGGCGGGGACCACCTCATCGTGGTGGGCCGGGTGAACGCCCTCGGCACGGAGGACGCCGACGGCCCGGAGGGCCCGCTCCTCTTCCACCGGGGGCGTTTCGCCCGGCTGGCGCCCCCGTAG